Proteins from one Athalia rosae chromosome 8, iyAthRosa1.1, whole genome shotgun sequence genomic window:
- the LOC105684908 gene encoding protein O-mannosyl-transferase TMTC4 isoform X6, whose product MKLFMKETSNSAGLPNISLRTATILVILASLCFSNSWDGEFVFDDSEAIVTNEDVRESSISDIFKNDFWGTKLNHAQSHKSYRPLTILTFRFQYAFRGNLLARDFHILNITLHVAVSVLSLYMYDLLLDQSAGNIPFYAAILFAVHPIHAEAVAGIVGRADILCAMFMWTSILLYHRSIYSISWFGKWTNMFFCIFCIAMAMLSKETGITAIGLCCIYDLVVVTRVLPMSTMSFFRPGYSLTKTRELFAANMMGFSAPVFQPVDNPASFAEKLVVRVLNYNYIYSLNAWLLLCPEWLCFDWAMGCVPLILGPDLRIFAILVLWVFLGSIFLHVISTENNARHTMMGLALMFIPFLPATNLFFNVGFVIAERTLYVPSAGFCLLIAIGLHRLTKYYSPKIVVSCFTALLVLFFTRSWVRSGEWNTEKTLFRSALNICPLNAKVHYNVAKNAADRGDFLHAELEYNEALRLNPDYAQAMNNLGNLLKDMRKYEEAERLLKRAVALQENFAAAWMNLGIVLAALSKYKESEESYLIALSHRPKYPDCFYNLGVLVRCSQIMNSYLEEKKYDKALMAWENATRQKTNHRRAWTNTILLLDDLGRREQALSVGNKALEYLPLEGSIYFYMANILGKAGKFEGAEQQFKNAILRDPENPTFYTNLGVLYHRWNKRAKAEEMYKKALKIQPGLKSASDNLDKLKNTVRKEKMV is encoded by the exons ATGAAACTGTTTATGAAAGAGACAAGCAACTCAGCAGGATTGCCaa ACATCTCTCTACGGACAGCTACGATACTGGTGATCCTAGCTTCTCTATGTTTCTCAAATTCATGGGACGGAGAATTTGTATTTGATGATTCAGAAGCCATTGTCACCAATGAGGATGTCAGGGAGTCTTCGATATCCGACATATTCAAAAATGATTTCTGGGGCACAAAATTGAATCATGCACAAAGTCACAAGTCGTACCGACCCCTCACTATCCTCACTTTCAG GTTTCAATACGCATTCAGAGGAAATTTGTTAGCGAGGGATTTTCATATATTAAATATAACACTTCATGTGGCAGTCTCCGTACTCTCTTTGTACATGTATGATTTACTGCTCGATCAGAGTGCAGGGAACATCCCATTCTATGCAGCCATTTTATTTGCTGTTCATCCGATCCACGCGGAAGCG GTTGCTGGGATAGTGGGCAGGGCTGACATACTCTGTGCAATGTTTATGTGGACATCGATTCTGTTGTATCACAGATCAATATACTCAATAAGTTGGTTTGGTAAATGGACCAATatgtttttttgtattttctgcATAGCAATGGCTATGCTGTCCAAAGAAACAGGGATAACGGCTATT GGGCTTTGCTGCATCTACGACCTGGTTGTTGTCACCAGAGTACTTCCCATGAGTACCATGAGTTTTTTTAGACCGGGGTACTCGCTTACCAAGACCAGGGAGTTGTTTGCCGCCAA CATGATGGGATTTTCAGCCCCAGTCTTTCAGCCTGTAGACAATCCCGCTTCTTTTGCGGAAAAATTAGTGGTCCGT GTTCTTAACTACAATTATATATACAGCCTGAATGCCTGGTTACTTCTCTGTCCAGAATGGCTGTGTTTTGATTGGGCAATGGGCTGCGTCCCATTAATCTTGGGGCCAGACTTGAGAATTTTTGCCATCTTAGTTTTATGGGTCTTTTTAGgatccatttttcttcatgtTATATCCACCGAAAATAATGCGAG GCACACAATGATGGGATTAGCTCTTATgtttattccttttcttcctgCTACGAATTTGTTCTTCAACGTAGGTTTCGTTATCGCAGAACGGACACTTTACGTTCCTTCTGCAGGCTTCTGTCTCCTTATTGCAATCGGATTACATCGTCTCACTAAATACTATAGCCCAAAAATAGTTGTTTCCTGCTTCACTGCACTTTTAGTCCTCTTCTTCACTCGTTCGTGGGTCAGAAGCGGAGAGTGGAATACTGAAAAAACATTGTTTAGATCAGCGTTGAACATCTGCCCACTAAACGCTAAGGTTCATTACAATGTTGCTAAAAATGCTGCCGACAGGGGCGATTTCCTTCATGCCGAACTTGAATACAATGAGGCTTTGAg ACTCAATCCTGACTATGCCCAAGCAATGAATAATTTAGGTAACCTATTGAAAGATATGCGAAAGTATGAAGAGGCTGAAAGACTTCTCAAGCGGGCTGTGGCGTTGCA AGAAAATTTTGCAGCAGCATGGATGAATTTAGGAATTGTACTGGCAGCATTAAGCAAATACAAGGAATCTGAAGAGTCTTATTTGATAGCATTGTCGCACAGACCAAAGTATCCGGACTGTTTTTACAACCTTGGTGTACTAGTGAGATGTTCACAAATCATGAATTCA tatctcgaagaaaaaaaatatgacaagGCTCTCATGGCTTGGGAAAATGCCAcaagacaaaaaacaaatcacaGACGAGCTTGGACAAATACTATTCTTCTACTAGATGACCTGG GACGGAGAGAACAGGCTTTGTCGGTAGGTAACAAAGCGTTAGAATACCTGCCATTGGAGGGTTCAATCTATTTTTACATGGCCAATATACTGGGAAAGGCAGGAAAGTTTGAAGGTGCTGAGCAGCAGTTTAAAAATGCGATACTACGAGACCCAGAGAATCCAACTTTTTACACGAACTTAG GCGTGCTATATCATCGATGGAACAAGCGTGCAAAAGCAGAAGAAATGTACAAGAAAGCACTGAAAATACAGCCGGG
- the LOC105684908 gene encoding protein O-mannosyl-transferase TMTC4 isoform X2 codes for MKLFMKETSNSAGLPNISLRTATILVILASLCFSNSWDGEFVFDDSEAIVTNEDVRESSISDIFKNDFWGTKLNHAQSHKSYRPLTILTFRGNLLARDFHILNITLHVAVSVLSLYMYDLLLDQSAGNIPFYAAILFAVHPIHAEAVAGIVGRADILCAMFMWTSILLYHRSIYSISWFGKWTNMFFCIFCIAMAMLSKETGITAIGLCCIYDLVVVTRVLPMSTMSFFRPGYSLTKTRELFAAKYDHLILRQALLCTTAFLLLILRFSMMGFSAPVFQPVDNPASFAEKLVVRVLNYNYIYSLNAWLLLCPEWLCFDWAMGCVPLILGPDLRIFAILVLWVFLGSIFLHVISTENNARHTMMGLALMFIPFLPATNLFFNVGFVIAERTLYVPSAGFCLLIAIGLHRLTKYYSPKIVVSCFTALLVLFFTRSWVRSGEWNTEKTLFRSALNICPLNAKVHYNVAKNAADRGDFLHAELEYNEALRLNPDYAQAMNNLGNLLKDMRKYEEAERLLKRAVALQENFAAAWMNLGIVLAALSKYKESEESYLIALSHRPKYPDCFYNLGVLVRCSQIMNSYLEEKKYDKALMAWENATRQKTNHRRAWTNTILLLDDLGRREQALSVGNKALEYLPLEGSIYFYMANILGKAGKFEGAEQQFKNAILRDPENPTFYTNLGVLYHRWNKRAKAEEMYKKALKIQPGLKSASDNLDKLKNTVRKEKMV; via the exons ATGAAACTGTTTATGAAAGAGACAAGCAACTCAGCAGGATTGCCaa ACATCTCTCTACGGACAGCTACGATACTGGTGATCCTAGCTTCTCTATGTTTCTCAAATTCATGGGACGGAGAATTTGTATTTGATGATTCAGAAGCCATTGTCACCAATGAGGATGTCAGGGAGTCTTCGATATCCGACATATTCAAAAATGATTTCTGGGGCACAAAATTGAATCATGCACAAAGTCACAAGTCGTACCGACCCCTCACTATCCTCACTTTCAG AGGAAATTTGTTAGCGAGGGATTTTCATATATTAAATATAACACTTCATGTGGCAGTCTCCGTACTCTCTTTGTACATGTATGATTTACTGCTCGATCAGAGTGCAGGGAACATCCCATTCTATGCAGCCATTTTATTTGCTGTTCATCCGATCCACGCGGAAGCG GTTGCTGGGATAGTGGGCAGGGCTGACATACTCTGTGCAATGTTTATGTGGACATCGATTCTGTTGTATCACAGATCAATATACTCAATAAGTTGGTTTGGTAAATGGACCAATatgtttttttgtattttctgcATAGCAATGGCTATGCTGTCCAAAGAAACAGGGATAACGGCTATT GGGCTTTGCTGCATCTACGACCTGGTTGTTGTCACCAGAGTACTTCCCATGAGTACCATGAGTTTTTTTAGACCGGGGTACTCGCTTACCAAGACCAGGGAGTTGTTTGCCGCCAAGTATGACCATCTGATTTTGCGCCAGGCGCTTTTATGCACTACTGCTTTTTTACTTCTAATTTTAAGATTCAGCATGATGGGATTTTCAGCCCCAGTCTTTCAGCCTGTAGACAATCCCGCTTCTTTTGCGGAAAAATTAGTGGTCCGT GTTCTTAACTACAATTATATATACAGCCTGAATGCCTGGTTACTTCTCTGTCCAGAATGGCTGTGTTTTGATTGGGCAATGGGCTGCGTCCCATTAATCTTGGGGCCAGACTTGAGAATTTTTGCCATCTTAGTTTTATGGGTCTTTTTAGgatccatttttcttcatgtTATATCCACCGAAAATAATGCGAG GCACACAATGATGGGATTAGCTCTTATgtttattccttttcttcctgCTACGAATTTGTTCTTCAACGTAGGTTTCGTTATCGCAGAACGGACACTTTACGTTCCTTCTGCAGGCTTCTGTCTCCTTATTGCAATCGGATTACATCGTCTCACTAAATACTATAGCCCAAAAATAGTTGTTTCCTGCTTCACTGCACTTTTAGTCCTCTTCTTCACTCGTTCGTGGGTCAGAAGCGGAGAGTGGAATACTGAAAAAACATTGTTTAGATCAGCGTTGAACATCTGCCCACTAAACGCTAAGGTTCATTACAATGTTGCTAAAAATGCTGCCGACAGGGGCGATTTCCTTCATGCCGAACTTGAATACAATGAGGCTTTGAg ACTCAATCCTGACTATGCCCAAGCAATGAATAATTTAGGTAACCTATTGAAAGATATGCGAAAGTATGAAGAGGCTGAAAGACTTCTCAAGCGGGCTGTGGCGTTGCA AGAAAATTTTGCAGCAGCATGGATGAATTTAGGAATTGTACTGGCAGCATTAAGCAAATACAAGGAATCTGAAGAGTCTTATTTGATAGCATTGTCGCACAGACCAAAGTATCCGGACTGTTTTTACAACCTTGGTGTACTAGTGAGATGTTCACAAATCATGAATTCA tatctcgaagaaaaaaaatatgacaagGCTCTCATGGCTTGGGAAAATGCCAcaagacaaaaaacaaatcacaGACGAGCTTGGACAAATACTATTCTTCTACTAGATGACCTGG GACGGAGAGAACAGGCTTTGTCGGTAGGTAACAAAGCGTTAGAATACCTGCCATTGGAGGGTTCAATCTATTTTTACATGGCCAATATACTGGGAAAGGCAGGAAAGTTTGAAGGTGCTGAGCAGCAGTTTAAAAATGCGATACTACGAGACCCAGAGAATCCAACTTTTTACACGAACTTAG GCGTGCTATATCATCGATGGAACAAGCGTGCAAAAGCAGAAGAAATGTACAAGAAAGCACTGAAAATACAGCCGGG
- the LOC105684908 gene encoding protein O-mannosyl-transferase TMTC4 isoform X5, protein MKLFMKETSNSAGLPNISLRTATILVILASLCFSNSWDGEFVFDDSEAIVTNEDVRESSISDIFKNDFWGTKLNHAQSHKSYRPLTILTFRFQYAFRGNLLARDFHILNITLHVAVSVLSLYMYDLLLDQSAGNIPFYAAILFAVHPIHAEAVAGIVGRADILCAMFMWTSILLYHRSIYSISWFGKWTNMFFCIFCIAMAMLSKETGITAIGLCCIYDLVVVTRVLPMSTMSFFRPGYSLTKTRELFAAKFSMMGFSAPVFQPVDNPASFAEKLVVRVLNYNYIYSLNAWLLLCPEWLCFDWAMGCVPLILGPDLRIFAILVLWVFLGSIFLHVISTENNARHTMMGLALMFIPFLPATNLFFNVGFVIAERTLYVPSAGFCLLIAIGLHRLTKYYSPKIVVSCFTALLVLFFTRSWVRSGEWNTEKTLFRSALNICPLNAKVHYNVAKNAADRGDFLHAELEYNEALRLNPDYAQAMNNLGNLLKDMRKYEEAERLLKRAVALQENFAAAWMNLGIVLAALSKYKESEESYLIALSHRPKYPDCFYNLGVLVRCSQIMNSYLEEKKYDKALMAWENATRQKTNHRRAWTNTILLLDDLGRREQALSVGNKALEYLPLEGSIYFYMANILGKAGKFEGAEQQFKNAILRDPENPTFYTNLGVLYHRWNKRAKAEEMYKKALKIQPGLKSASDNLDKLKNTVRKEKMV, encoded by the exons ATGAAACTGTTTATGAAAGAGACAAGCAACTCAGCAGGATTGCCaa ACATCTCTCTACGGACAGCTACGATACTGGTGATCCTAGCTTCTCTATGTTTCTCAAATTCATGGGACGGAGAATTTGTATTTGATGATTCAGAAGCCATTGTCACCAATGAGGATGTCAGGGAGTCTTCGATATCCGACATATTCAAAAATGATTTCTGGGGCACAAAATTGAATCATGCACAAAGTCACAAGTCGTACCGACCCCTCACTATCCTCACTTTCAG GTTTCAATACGCATTCAGAGGAAATTTGTTAGCGAGGGATTTTCATATATTAAATATAACACTTCATGTGGCAGTCTCCGTACTCTCTTTGTACATGTATGATTTACTGCTCGATCAGAGTGCAGGGAACATCCCATTCTATGCAGCCATTTTATTTGCTGTTCATCCGATCCACGCGGAAGCG GTTGCTGGGATAGTGGGCAGGGCTGACATACTCTGTGCAATGTTTATGTGGACATCGATTCTGTTGTATCACAGATCAATATACTCAATAAGTTGGTTTGGTAAATGGACCAATatgtttttttgtattttctgcATAGCAATGGCTATGCTGTCCAAAGAAACAGGGATAACGGCTATT GGGCTTTGCTGCATCTACGACCTGGTTGTTGTCACCAGAGTACTTCCCATGAGTACCATGAGTTTTTTTAGACCGGGGTACTCGCTTACCAAGACCAGGGAGTTGTTTGCCGCCAA ATTCAGCATGATGGGATTTTCAGCCCCAGTCTTTCAGCCTGTAGACAATCCCGCTTCTTTTGCGGAAAAATTAGTGGTCCGT GTTCTTAACTACAATTATATATACAGCCTGAATGCCTGGTTACTTCTCTGTCCAGAATGGCTGTGTTTTGATTGGGCAATGGGCTGCGTCCCATTAATCTTGGGGCCAGACTTGAGAATTTTTGCCATCTTAGTTTTATGGGTCTTTTTAGgatccatttttcttcatgtTATATCCACCGAAAATAATGCGAG GCACACAATGATGGGATTAGCTCTTATgtttattccttttcttcctgCTACGAATTTGTTCTTCAACGTAGGTTTCGTTATCGCAGAACGGACACTTTACGTTCCTTCTGCAGGCTTCTGTCTCCTTATTGCAATCGGATTACATCGTCTCACTAAATACTATAGCCCAAAAATAGTTGTTTCCTGCTTCACTGCACTTTTAGTCCTCTTCTTCACTCGTTCGTGGGTCAGAAGCGGAGAGTGGAATACTGAAAAAACATTGTTTAGATCAGCGTTGAACATCTGCCCACTAAACGCTAAGGTTCATTACAATGTTGCTAAAAATGCTGCCGACAGGGGCGATTTCCTTCATGCCGAACTTGAATACAATGAGGCTTTGAg ACTCAATCCTGACTATGCCCAAGCAATGAATAATTTAGGTAACCTATTGAAAGATATGCGAAAGTATGAAGAGGCTGAAAGACTTCTCAAGCGGGCTGTGGCGTTGCA AGAAAATTTTGCAGCAGCATGGATGAATTTAGGAATTGTACTGGCAGCATTAAGCAAATACAAGGAATCTGAAGAGTCTTATTTGATAGCATTGTCGCACAGACCAAAGTATCCGGACTGTTTTTACAACCTTGGTGTACTAGTGAGATGTTCACAAATCATGAATTCA tatctcgaagaaaaaaaatatgacaagGCTCTCATGGCTTGGGAAAATGCCAcaagacaaaaaacaaatcacaGACGAGCTTGGACAAATACTATTCTTCTACTAGATGACCTGG GACGGAGAGAACAGGCTTTGTCGGTAGGTAACAAAGCGTTAGAATACCTGCCATTGGAGGGTTCAATCTATTTTTACATGGCCAATATACTGGGAAAGGCAGGAAAGTTTGAAGGTGCTGAGCAGCAGTTTAAAAATGCGATACTACGAGACCCAGAGAATCCAACTTTTTACACGAACTTAG GCGTGCTATATCATCGATGGAACAAGCGTGCAAAAGCAGAAGAAATGTACAAGAAAGCACTGAAAATACAGCCGGG
- the LOC105684908 gene encoding protein O-mannosyl-transferase TMTC4 isoform X1, which produces MKLFMKETSNSAGLPNISLRTATILVILASLCFSNSWDGEFVFDDSEAIVTNEDVRESSISDIFKNDFWGTKLNHAQSHKSYRPLTILTFRFQYAFRGNLLARDFHILNITLHVAVSVLSLYMYDLLLDQSAGNIPFYAAILFAVHPIHAEAVAGIVGRADILCAMFMWTSILLYHRSIYSISWFGKWTNMFFCIFCIAMAMLSKETGITAIGLCCIYDLVVVTRVLPMSTMSFFRPGYSLTKTRELFAAKYDHLILRQALLCTTAFLLLILRFSMMGFSAPVFQPVDNPASFAEKLVVRVLNYNYIYSLNAWLLLCPEWLCFDWAMGCVPLILGPDLRIFAILVLWVFLGSIFLHVISTENNARHTMMGLALMFIPFLPATNLFFNVGFVIAERTLYVPSAGFCLLIAIGLHRLTKYYSPKIVVSCFTALLVLFFTRSWVRSGEWNTEKTLFRSALNICPLNAKVHYNVAKNAADRGDFLHAELEYNEALRLNPDYAQAMNNLGNLLKDMRKYEEAERLLKRAVALQENFAAAWMNLGIVLAALSKYKESEESYLIALSHRPKYPDCFYNLGVLVRCSQIMNSYLEEKKYDKALMAWENATRQKTNHRRAWTNTILLLDDLGRREQALSVGNKALEYLPLEGSIYFYMANILGKAGKFEGAEQQFKNAILRDPENPTFYTNLGVLYHRWNKRAKAEEMYKKALKIQPGLKSASDNLDKLKNTVRKEKMV; this is translated from the exons ATGAAACTGTTTATGAAAGAGACAAGCAACTCAGCAGGATTGCCaa ACATCTCTCTACGGACAGCTACGATACTGGTGATCCTAGCTTCTCTATGTTTCTCAAATTCATGGGACGGAGAATTTGTATTTGATGATTCAGAAGCCATTGTCACCAATGAGGATGTCAGGGAGTCTTCGATATCCGACATATTCAAAAATGATTTCTGGGGCACAAAATTGAATCATGCACAAAGTCACAAGTCGTACCGACCCCTCACTATCCTCACTTTCAG GTTTCAATACGCATTCAGAGGAAATTTGTTAGCGAGGGATTTTCATATATTAAATATAACACTTCATGTGGCAGTCTCCGTACTCTCTTTGTACATGTATGATTTACTGCTCGATCAGAGTGCAGGGAACATCCCATTCTATGCAGCCATTTTATTTGCTGTTCATCCGATCCACGCGGAAGCG GTTGCTGGGATAGTGGGCAGGGCTGACATACTCTGTGCAATGTTTATGTGGACATCGATTCTGTTGTATCACAGATCAATATACTCAATAAGTTGGTTTGGTAAATGGACCAATatgtttttttgtattttctgcATAGCAATGGCTATGCTGTCCAAAGAAACAGGGATAACGGCTATT GGGCTTTGCTGCATCTACGACCTGGTTGTTGTCACCAGAGTACTTCCCATGAGTACCATGAGTTTTTTTAGACCGGGGTACTCGCTTACCAAGACCAGGGAGTTGTTTGCCGCCAAGTATGACCATCTGATTTTGCGCCAGGCGCTTTTATGCACTACTGCTTTTTTACTTCTAATTTTAAGATTCAGCATGATGGGATTTTCAGCCCCAGTCTTTCAGCCTGTAGACAATCCCGCTTCTTTTGCGGAAAAATTAGTGGTCCGT GTTCTTAACTACAATTATATATACAGCCTGAATGCCTGGTTACTTCTCTGTCCAGAATGGCTGTGTTTTGATTGGGCAATGGGCTGCGTCCCATTAATCTTGGGGCCAGACTTGAGAATTTTTGCCATCTTAGTTTTATGGGTCTTTTTAGgatccatttttcttcatgtTATATCCACCGAAAATAATGCGAG GCACACAATGATGGGATTAGCTCTTATgtttattccttttcttcctgCTACGAATTTGTTCTTCAACGTAGGTTTCGTTATCGCAGAACGGACACTTTACGTTCCTTCTGCAGGCTTCTGTCTCCTTATTGCAATCGGATTACATCGTCTCACTAAATACTATAGCCCAAAAATAGTTGTTTCCTGCTTCACTGCACTTTTAGTCCTCTTCTTCACTCGTTCGTGGGTCAGAAGCGGAGAGTGGAATACTGAAAAAACATTGTTTAGATCAGCGTTGAACATCTGCCCACTAAACGCTAAGGTTCATTACAATGTTGCTAAAAATGCTGCCGACAGGGGCGATTTCCTTCATGCCGAACTTGAATACAATGAGGCTTTGAg ACTCAATCCTGACTATGCCCAAGCAATGAATAATTTAGGTAACCTATTGAAAGATATGCGAAAGTATGAAGAGGCTGAAAGACTTCTCAAGCGGGCTGTGGCGTTGCA AGAAAATTTTGCAGCAGCATGGATGAATTTAGGAATTGTACTGGCAGCATTAAGCAAATACAAGGAATCTGAAGAGTCTTATTTGATAGCATTGTCGCACAGACCAAAGTATCCGGACTGTTTTTACAACCTTGGTGTACTAGTGAGATGTTCACAAATCATGAATTCA tatctcgaagaaaaaaaatatgacaagGCTCTCATGGCTTGGGAAAATGCCAcaagacaaaaaacaaatcacaGACGAGCTTGGACAAATACTATTCTTCTACTAGATGACCTGG GACGGAGAGAACAGGCTTTGTCGGTAGGTAACAAAGCGTTAGAATACCTGCCATTGGAGGGTTCAATCTATTTTTACATGGCCAATATACTGGGAAAGGCAGGAAAGTTTGAAGGTGCTGAGCAGCAGTTTAAAAATGCGATACTACGAGACCCAGAGAATCCAACTTTTTACACGAACTTAG GCGTGCTATATCATCGATGGAACAAGCGTGCAAAAGCAGAAGAAATGTACAAGAAAGCACTGAAAATACAGCCGGG
- the LOC105684908 gene encoding protein O-mannosyl-transferase TMTC4 isoform X4 produces the protein MKLFMKETSNSAGLPNISLRTATILVILASLCFSNSWDGEFVFDDSEAIVTNEDVRESSISDIFKNDFWGTKLNHAQSHKSYRPLTILTFRFQYAFRGNLLARDFHILNITLHVAVSVLSLYMYDLLLDQSAGNIPFYAAILFAVHPIHAEAVAGIVGRADILCAMFMWTSILLYHRSIYSISWFGKWTNMFFCIFCIAMAMLSKETGITAIGLCCIYDLVVVTRVLPMSTMSFFRPGYSLTKTRELFAAKYDHLILRQALLCTTAFLLLILRFSMMGFSAPVFQPVDNPASFAEKLVVRVLNYNYIYSLNAWLLLCPEWLCFDWAMGCVPLILGPDLRIFAILVLWVFLGSIFLHVISTENNARHTMMGLALMFIPFLPATNLFFNVGFVIAERTLYVPSAGFCLLIAIGLHRLTKYYSPKIVVSCFTALLVLFFTRSWVRSGEWNTEKTLFRSALNICPLNAKVHYNVAKNAADRGDFLHAELEYNEALRLNPDYAQAMNNLGNLLKDMRKYEEAERLLKRAVALQENFAAAWMNLGIVLAALSKYKESEESYLIALSHRPKYPDCFYNLGYLEEKKYDKALMAWENATRQKTNHRRAWTNTILLLDDLGRREQALSVGNKALEYLPLEGSIYFYMANILGKAGKFEGAEQQFKNAILRDPENPTFYTNLGVLYHRWNKRAKAEEMYKKALKIQPGLKSASDNLDKLKNTVRKEKMV, from the exons ATGAAACTGTTTATGAAAGAGACAAGCAACTCAGCAGGATTGCCaa ACATCTCTCTACGGACAGCTACGATACTGGTGATCCTAGCTTCTCTATGTTTCTCAAATTCATGGGACGGAGAATTTGTATTTGATGATTCAGAAGCCATTGTCACCAATGAGGATGTCAGGGAGTCTTCGATATCCGACATATTCAAAAATGATTTCTGGGGCACAAAATTGAATCATGCACAAAGTCACAAGTCGTACCGACCCCTCACTATCCTCACTTTCAG GTTTCAATACGCATTCAGAGGAAATTTGTTAGCGAGGGATTTTCATATATTAAATATAACACTTCATGTGGCAGTCTCCGTACTCTCTTTGTACATGTATGATTTACTGCTCGATCAGAGTGCAGGGAACATCCCATTCTATGCAGCCATTTTATTTGCTGTTCATCCGATCCACGCGGAAGCG GTTGCTGGGATAGTGGGCAGGGCTGACATACTCTGTGCAATGTTTATGTGGACATCGATTCTGTTGTATCACAGATCAATATACTCAATAAGTTGGTTTGGTAAATGGACCAATatgtttttttgtattttctgcATAGCAATGGCTATGCTGTCCAAAGAAACAGGGATAACGGCTATT GGGCTTTGCTGCATCTACGACCTGGTTGTTGTCACCAGAGTACTTCCCATGAGTACCATGAGTTTTTTTAGACCGGGGTACTCGCTTACCAAGACCAGGGAGTTGTTTGCCGCCAAGTATGACCATCTGATTTTGCGCCAGGCGCTTTTATGCACTACTGCTTTTTTACTTCTAATTTTAAGATTCAGCATGATGGGATTTTCAGCCCCAGTCTTTCAGCCTGTAGACAATCCCGCTTCTTTTGCGGAAAAATTAGTGGTCCGT GTTCTTAACTACAATTATATATACAGCCTGAATGCCTGGTTACTTCTCTGTCCAGAATGGCTGTGTTTTGATTGGGCAATGGGCTGCGTCCCATTAATCTTGGGGCCAGACTTGAGAATTTTTGCCATCTTAGTTTTATGGGTCTTTTTAGgatccatttttcttcatgtTATATCCACCGAAAATAATGCGAG GCACACAATGATGGGATTAGCTCTTATgtttattccttttcttcctgCTACGAATTTGTTCTTCAACGTAGGTTTCGTTATCGCAGAACGGACACTTTACGTTCCTTCTGCAGGCTTCTGTCTCCTTATTGCAATCGGATTACATCGTCTCACTAAATACTATAGCCCAAAAATAGTTGTTTCCTGCTTCACTGCACTTTTAGTCCTCTTCTTCACTCGTTCGTGGGTCAGAAGCGGAGAGTGGAATACTGAAAAAACATTGTTTAGATCAGCGTTGAACATCTGCCCACTAAACGCTAAGGTTCATTACAATGTTGCTAAAAATGCTGCCGACAGGGGCGATTTCCTTCATGCCGAACTTGAATACAATGAGGCTTTGAg ACTCAATCCTGACTATGCCCAAGCAATGAATAATTTAGGTAACCTATTGAAAGATATGCGAAAGTATGAAGAGGCTGAAAGACTTCTCAAGCGGGCTGTGGCGTTGCA AGAAAATTTTGCAGCAGCATGGATGAATTTAGGAATTGTACTGGCAGCATTAAGCAAATACAAGGAATCTGAAGAGTCTTATTTGATAGCATTGTCGCACAGACCAAAGTATCCGGACTGTTTTTACAACCTTGGT tatctcgaagaaaaaaaatatgacaagGCTCTCATGGCTTGGGAAAATGCCAcaagacaaaaaacaaatcacaGACGAGCTTGGACAAATACTATTCTTCTACTAGATGACCTGG GACGGAGAGAACAGGCTTTGTCGGTAGGTAACAAAGCGTTAGAATACCTGCCATTGGAGGGTTCAATCTATTTTTACATGGCCAATATACTGGGAAAGGCAGGAAAGTTTGAAGGTGCTGAGCAGCAGTTTAAAAATGCGATACTACGAGACCCAGAGAATCCAACTTTTTACACGAACTTAG GCGTGCTATATCATCGATGGAACAAGCGTGCAAAAGCAGAAGAAATGTACAAGAAAGCACTGAAAATACAGCCGGG